One window of the Archangium primigenium genome contains the following:
- a CDS encoding PilZ domain-containing protein yields MNVPVRDVLVVHPNAGRRAALASALPAHRVVAVESKTEAAFKMADAVPVLIIAPPDDARLFLRQVAHAAPNALRVFLCSQSDPVGLAELMRSAAEGHVFSVLDEALSGPELGRTLTHLLQNFGSASLAVASASYVAQFQMDEQPFMARCLQVGNFGASLLLPGAHPPATFPPGAALEGLSIDRAGQVLFQAPWAHVQRAQQVHDQFGAHLQIDVAWAAVMHPPPPVPGVTMEDAAEVQATLRKALRRESVMWVQRANDPAVQLRVEDPVLEGSGEMPVLRGQSSGLLEAGIGEEVDLFFEMGGQSYSGVSLLLVNEMDGRLVVGLPRSLVIRNWRSLPRFKPAPGERYLVSFLAPLTGLPTTRPVMDLSVGGLSFSFDASREILPAGSRLDATLLMPDGQTTTCRLEVRSIQAIPPEESTGGEVRPFRAGVRLTGLSTECRDTIVRSFMASRCQSISEGYALPFEKIWQLMQEARYRFHPDYPFTTDPTPVDQVVDTHRRVYSTGDLGRCLVYGNDKGLQGQIAALRIHSRTWIVQHLAVRPGVRRNEHVSYELSNLAVELGELQHDVEFVRYAWRKDNRWPSRRIGWLARALETPGLSFLRHFAYMRLPLSAEAPTQVPGPALPRVRDGVRTDYVWIELHLRDRGELVRVLSEDLLADEVDLSGLDARYQAHGLRRRRKVFVVDGEFGPLAVALCEDSSPGLNLLEQTNAFWLIVPRRDHPQTRAALQALVQRCVAHARERGRPSAIGLVEEEHIELLEEAGFQNLGRFSEWIFHRSMVRRVCELWRSVFERLGGASAPDWSGEEVDE; encoded by the coding sequence ATGAATGTCCCGGTTCGAGACGTATTGGTGGTCCACCCCAACGCCGGTCGGCGCGCGGCGCTCGCCTCGGCGCTCCCCGCGCATCGCGTGGTGGCGGTGGAATCCAAGACGGAAGCGGCCTTCAAGATGGCCGACGCGGTGCCCGTGCTCATCATCGCGCCGCCGGATGACGCGCGGCTGTTCCTCAGACAGGTGGCGCACGCGGCGCCCAACGCGCTGCGCGTCTTCCTCTGCTCGCAGTCGGATCCAGTGGGCCTCGCGGAGCTGATGCGCAGCGCCGCCGAGGGCCATGTCTTCAGCGTGCTGGACGAGGCGTTGTCGGGGCCGGAGTTGGGCCGCACGCTCACGCACCTGCTGCAGAACTTCGGCTCGGCGAGCCTCGCGGTGGCCTCGGCCTCCTACGTGGCCCAGTTCCAGATGGACGAGCAGCCCTTCATGGCGCGCTGCCTCCAGGTGGGCAACTTCGGCGCCAGCCTGCTGTTGCCCGGTGCCCATCCGCCCGCCACGTTCCCTCCGGGCGCGGCGCTCGAGGGCCTGAGCATCGACCGCGCGGGACAGGTCCTCTTCCAGGCGCCCTGGGCGCACGTGCAGCGGGCCCAGCAGGTTCATGATCAATTCGGAGCCCACCTCCAGATAGACGTCGCCTGGGCCGCGGTCATGCATCCGCCGCCGCCCGTTCCCGGCGTGACCATGGAGGACGCCGCCGAGGTGCAGGCCACGCTGCGCAAGGCCCTGCGGCGCGAGTCCGTCATGTGGGTGCAGCGCGCGAACGATCCCGCGGTGCAGCTGCGCGTGGAGGACCCCGTCCTCGAGGGCTCGGGGGAGATGCCCGTGCTCCGGGGCCAGTCCTCGGGCCTGTTGGAGGCGGGCATCGGCGAGGAGGTGGACCTGTTCTTCGAGATGGGCGGCCAGAGCTACTCGGGCGTGAGCCTGCTGCTCGTCAACGAGATGGATGGCCGGCTCGTGGTGGGCCTGCCGCGCTCGCTCGTCATCCGCAACTGGCGCAGCCTGCCGCGCTTCAAGCCCGCGCCGGGCGAGCGCTACCTGGTGTCCTTCCTCGCCCCGCTCACCGGCCTGCCCACCACCCGTCCCGTGATGGACCTGAGCGTGGGGGGCCTGTCCTTCTCCTTCGACGCCTCGCGGGAGATCCTCCCGGCCGGCTCCCGCCTGGACGCCACGCTGCTCATGCCGGACGGTCAGACGACCACGTGCCGGCTGGAGGTGCGCTCCATCCAGGCCATTCCGCCCGAGGAGAGCACGGGCGGCGAGGTGCGGCCCTTTCGCGCCGGGGTGCGGCTCACGGGGCTGTCCACCGAGTGCCGCGACACCATCGTGCGCTCCTTCATGGCCTCGCGCTGCCAGTCCATCTCCGAGGGCTACGCGCTGCCCTTCGAGAAGATCTGGCAGCTCATGCAGGAGGCGCGCTACCGCTTCCACCCGGACTACCCCTTCACCACGGATCCCACGCCCGTGGACCAGGTCGTGGACACCCATCGCCGCGTGTACTCCACGGGCGACCTGGGCCGCTGCCTCGTCTACGGCAACGACAAGGGCCTGCAGGGGCAGATCGCCGCGCTGCGCATCCACTCGCGCACGTGGATCGTCCAGCACCTGGCCGTGCGCCCCGGCGTGCGCCGCAACGAGCACGTCTCCTACGAGCTGAGCAACCTCGCCGTGGAGCTGGGCGAGCTGCAGCACGACGTGGAGTTCGTGCGCTACGCCTGGCGCAAGGACAACCGCTGGCCGAGCCGCCGCATCGGCTGGCTCGCGCGCGCCCTGGAGACGCCGGGCCTGAGCTTCCTGCGCCACTTCGCCTACATGCGGCTGCCCTTGTCGGCGGAGGCGCCCACCCAGGTGCCGGGCCCGGCGCTGCCCCGGGTGCGGGACGGCGTGCGCACCGACTACGTGTGGATCGAGCTGCACCTGCGCGACCGGGGCGAGCTCGTGCGCGTGCTCAGCGAGGACCTGCTCGCCGACGAAGTGGACCTGAGCGGGCTGGACGCGCGCTACCAGGCGCATGGGCTGCGGCGCCGGCGCAAGGTCTTCGTCGTCGACGGGGAGTTCGGGCCGCTGGCCGTGGCGCTGTGCGAGGACAGCTCCCCGGGGCTCAACCTGCTGGAGCAGACCAACGCCTTCTGGCTCATCGTCCCGCGCCGCGACCATCCCCAGACACGCGCGGCCCTGCAGGCCCTCGTGCAGCGGTGCGTGGCGCATGCCCGCGAGCGCGGTCGTCCCTCCGCCATCGGCCTGGTGGAGGAGGAGCACATCGAGTTGCTGGAGGAGGCGGGGTTCCAGAACCTGGGCCGCTTCTCCGAGTGGATCTTCCACCGCTCCATGGTCCGCCGGGTCTGTGAGCTGTGGCGCTCGGTCTTCGAGCGACTGGGCGGCGCGTCCGCTCCCGACTGGTCCGGCGAGGAGGTCGATGAGTGA
- a CDS encoding methyltransferase domain-containing protein, with protein sequence MKYVMESGDETRRLLVQEQADFSREALRLTGLSTGARVLDAGCGPGGITAFLAEWVGPSGQVTGMDLSPERLANARQLNQHHAHVQFHSADIRRTGLPDAAFDFTWSQFVLQYLPDRWDALAELARVTRPGGKVVISEFDGFGMDFWPAPEPLRDWCLRFTQAIERTVGLDIHVGRKVFHAMRRLGLRDVRVHLLPQYVIAGAADSAMYLDWETRFSALESALAPVLGGVEDYRLMSRKYLELLADSDALKYSILLVTEGTRP encoded by the coding sequence GTGAAGTATGTGATGGAGTCCGGCGATGAAACGCGCCGACTGCTCGTGCAGGAGCAGGCGGACTTCTCGCGCGAGGCGCTGCGGCTGACGGGGCTGAGCACCGGGGCCCGGGTGCTGGACGCCGGCTGCGGTCCGGGAGGCATCACGGCCTTCCTGGCCGAGTGGGTGGGGCCCTCGGGGCAGGTGACGGGCATGGACCTGAGCCCCGAGCGGCTGGCGAACGCGCGGCAACTCAACCAGCATCACGCCCACGTCCAGTTCCACTCGGCGGACATCCGCCGCACGGGCCTGCCCGACGCCGCGTTCGACTTCACCTGGAGCCAGTTCGTCCTGCAGTACCTGCCGGACCGCTGGGACGCCCTCGCGGAGCTCGCGCGTGTCACGCGCCCCGGGGGCAAGGTCGTCATCTCCGAGTTCGATGGCTTCGGCATGGACTTCTGGCCCGCTCCCGAGCCCCTGCGCGATTGGTGCCTGCGCTTCACCCAGGCCATCGAGCGCACCGTGGGCCTGGATATTCATGTGGGCCGCAAGGTCTTCCACGCCATGCGGCGCCTGGGCCTGCGCGATGTGCGTGTCCACCTGCTGCCGCAGTACGTCATCGCCGGCGCGGCGGATTCCGCCATGTATCTGGACTGGGAAACGCGCTTTTCCGCACTGGAATCCGCGTTGGCCCCGGTGCTCGGAGGAGTGGAGGATTACCGGTTGATGAGCCGGAAGTACCTGGAGTTACTGGCGGATTCCGACGCGTTGAAGTACTCGATCCTCCTGGTCACAGAAGGAACGCGGCCTTGA